The genome window ATAGCTATGATCCTAGAACAAAGGGGTTAACGGATTAGCTCAAATGACCTGTCATTAACTGTCAGTGGTCATTATTGTCGCCGTTTATCTGACAGCTAAcatagctagccaacgttagttAACGTAacgttagcctagctagctagtttatcgTTGGTGAGTCGACAGGAAAAGCAAACATTTACCCAACTTGGCAATACGCACTAATGACCACCTGAAGGCGGAAGTGAAACACGTCCCTCACTGAATCAGTCTAGataaaatatttacattttagtaatttattaAGAGATATGCTTTTCTATTTTCTGCCACATCTTCAACATGTATATGTTAATGCATCGATTATATTGCATTGTTGTTTTTGCCTAAATGATTTAAAGATGGGATTTTTTTAAAGCCATTTTCTTGTTCTGCAGCAGCCAGACCTAGGAAAAGAACGATACAGATTAACTTGATTTCTTTTACTGGTCATAGCCTATAATTTAGTTGATCTAACTCCTCCTTACTATTTACAGTAATAAAGATGTGCTCAATTTaggtattttgtattttattaggataCCCATTAGCTCTTGCGAAAGCACATTAGGCTGTATCCTATGTAGACCTCGTTTTTGAGATTGCAGGTGTTGTTTTCATTAAACAAACGTCCTTTCTTTGACAGTACAACAAGATGTAAATCAATGCTGTGACATTTTATAATTTCTTTCAAAACCAATACTTGTACAATGACTGATGTGTGACTACTGAGATGGCCTTGCGCTACCTATTGCTAGATTCATTTCAACATACAGAAATGACTGGGCATCTAGTATGATATTTCAAACTACTGGGTTAATCTAACACATGTCATATATCCTTTTGTTATTATAAATCTTGCTTTTATATTGTTGTTGATGAGATGAATATTAGTATTACTATTTCAGGCAATGATGCTTATTGATCTTATAACAATCAGTCACATAATCACACAGGtttaaagcacatttttgtcaCCTGGAAATGCAGAATTTTAATAAGGAGCCATTTTAACAGTGCCAGCACTGTACAGCACACATACAGAAAAACATACATACTTACAAACTCAACACATACAAATAGAACAaagcaaacaaaacaaaatacttCCCTAGATACCATTTCTTTAaatagtggttagaacgttggaattcccgagctgacaaggtacaaatctgtcattctgcccctgaacaaggcagttaacccactgttcctaggccgtcattgaaaataagaacatcAAAGTAATGTGAAGAAGAAGCCAAATTAAAACAATTGGTACATCTTATATTTTTTCATTATTCTCTTTTACAAATTTAAGAGAACATTTAACATGGGATTTAAACCCATACCTTTTGTACAAACCATTAGAGGCCACAAGTGAATGGACTTCCAGGTATTTCTAAAGGTTTTTACAGTCCTCAGTTAACCAGGCAAAACACAGATACAACCTGAGTTAATGCTGGTATAATAGGTTACGCGCTGGTAAAACACAGCTAAAACCAGCCTAAAAGTCACGAGACCAGGTTTTACACAGGACAAACCcaggggagaatgactgccccctCTCATTCAAGGCCAACCACAGTACTGCAGGCATTATTTGCAGAACACAGGATCCCCATTATAGTGAATGGGAAGATGGCAATCTTTGtgtaaataaaataataacaaacaacaaaaataatGCTACTGATAATTGCTTCTATTATACCATATGTATGTGCTTGAACCGATTTATTTTAAAATCGTACACAGAAGAAGTCATTATCATACTTTTGTAGCTAATGGCAGCGTGCCTTTCCCCAATCTGCCTTCAACGTGAAAaactcaatgagagggggcagcagcactgagctagcctgcagcGTCACATCCTGGAGTAGCATGTTATGCCTACGTAAATCTCCCACATGAGACACCATCTTAACGGACTTCCTTGGCTTCAAATGCACTATTGAGTTTTCACATAGGAATGACTGGTGTCACGTGATCAATGGCCTTGTCTGTTCATATATGAATTAAGCTCACTGTAGTCTAACAGCTTGAGCATAGGCTAAACCTCACTGAACACAAGTAaagccatgttgtaaaccataGAGAGACATGGCTctggctttttctctctctctcttccgcttCTGAGTCTCTCAGTGTCTCACTCTGTTTACTGTACAGTCCAGACCTCCAGGTCCTTCACTGTGAAGTCTTGCTGGGTGGACAGGGGCTGGTTGTGGAAGGTGTGACAGGAGTAGCTGGCACCGTGATACAGATCAGCATCCAGCCACAGGCCAAAAAGCCCCCTAGAGGTCAACAAGAGAAACATATATCAGACCAGAGCCAAGGGATGCGGTTTAGCCTATCTGATCTGTAGACATCAATGGGTTTGTGGAAGCTAACTAGATTTACTTTTGGATGAGGTATTTAGGTATTGGGTATTTTAGGCTTAGGTATTTCTGATAAAGAAAATTCTGAACACTTACCCTCCTCCACCAATCTGTAGAGAGTCCATATGGCCCCTGATGAAGTATGAGTTCTCACCACTCCACCTGTAGGCCTGTGTGAAGAGAGAGGTGTCAGACTAACTCACGACAGTCAGGGGAAAGATACTGTGATGTTGACCACAGCCTATTAACTACAACGACAAACGTAgaagtggactatatagtgaataggatgccattttggacAAAGCCGTGCACACAACAGAATGCAGTGTTACCTTGAATGCAGGGTCGAAACTGTAGACAAAAGTCTCTCCTGTTCCGTAGCAACAGTCACTCACCCtgaagggatgggaggagaaggcACCaaacacctgagagagaggaaaacaaacCTATTAGCATTTTACTGGGATCGTATGACCCATTCATAATGTAATAACAATGTACATGGATGTAATATTACGTTAAATGTCAATCATATAGAACAGTACGTTGTTGAGATGTCCACCTTTTTTTCCATGTCTTTGATGACCAGAAGCACAGGACTGTCGATGTGGGCCATTTGCCTGTACAGAGTCTTCAGGCTGGTGCCATGAATGGCTGTGCTGTAGACCAGGTTCCATGGATACCCCAGTGTCCTTGCTGGCATGTGATTGGCTAGCTGGGGTTTCAGAAACATAGGATGAGATTGATGATGAGAAAATGTCCCATTAAATTCACATGTCAAAGCTGTGTAGTGTTGAGATGAGTATGTGCACTTTATTTGCCCGGAACTCAGTATAAATTGAAGAACCCCCCAAAAAGTCCCATATTTAGCTTTGTACATATCAAATAAACCAAAGCACTAAGTTCCTCCCATGAGCTGGCTGTGTAGCCTATATAGTGCTGGGAGATGATTGCTTTACTTTTCCTTTACTTCATTAGGTTTATTTGATAAGTACAACGCACCTTCATCAACATTTCTGTAAACGTGCCAGGATTGACTGTATTAGCTACAGTGTTTCGTTTTGGTGTAGGTTTACAGTAACTCACACTCTCGATGTGGTGGTCATTAAGGAGCTGGCTGTGGTTTCGGAGAACAGGAAGTAAGTCCTTGGGCTCCTCGTCCTCAGAGCAGTTACCCTCCTCTGAGCTGCACACGCTCCGTCGATGCTTCACTGCATCCTTCCCTGTGATGATCTGCAGGGAAATAACTCTTTAAGGGGAAAGTTCAtgcaaattacaaaatgacacatTGATTATGTCCCCGATATTATAATTTTCCGCATTCAAGTTCATATGATCTTAAAGTAACTTTATTAAGATACAATCAATTTCAGATACATGAAGATGATTTGGATATGAAACCAGATGAgtatgctctacaacatccgcagagtacgaccctgcctcacacaggaagcggcgcaggtcctaatccaggcacttgtcatctcccgtctggattactgcaactcgctgttggctgggctccctgcctgtgccattaaacccctacaactcatccagaacgctgcagcccgtctggtgttcaaccttcccaagttctctcacatcaccccgctcctccgctctctccactggcttccagttgaagctcgcatccgctacaagaccatggtgcttgcctacggagctgtgaggggaacggcacctcagtacctccaggctctgatcaggccctacacccaaacaagggcactgcgttcatccacctctggcctgctcgcctccctaccactgaggaagtacagttcccgctcagcccagtcaaaactgttcgct of Oncorhynchus gorbuscha isolate QuinsamMale2020 ecotype Even-year linkage group LG15, OgorEven_v1.0, whole genome shotgun sequence contains these proteins:
- the LOC123997918 gene encoding nuclear receptor coactivator 7-like isoform X1, yielding MYIIFVFNSTFLEKDSVDHFYTKDNNTRHHKNLHYLVVEKDKLAVIDKLFLDPAAPASKNWEIITGKDAVKHRRSVCSSEEGNCSEDEEPKDLLPVLRNHSQLLNDHHIESLANHMPARTLGYPWNLVYSTAIHGTSLKTLYRQMAHIDSPVLLVIKDMEKKVFGAFSSHPFRVSDCCYGTGETFVYSFDPAFKAYRWSGENSYFIRGHMDSLQIGGGGGLFGLWLDADLYHGASYSCHTFHNQPLSTQQDFTVKDLEVWTVQ
- the LOC123997918 gene encoding nuclear receptor coactivator 7-like isoform X2 — protein: MSCVRLRGILVDMRPMQENIKVLYFANKCLEPYIEIITGKDAVKHRRSVCSSEEGNCSEDEEPKDLLPVLRNHSQLLNDHHIESLANHMPARTLGYPWNLVYSTAIHGTSLKTLYRQMAHIDSPVLLVIKDMEKKVFGAFSSHPFRVSDCCYGTGETFVYSFDPAFKAYRWSGENSYFIRGHMDSLQIGGGGGLFGLWLDADLYHGASYSCHTFHNQPLSTQQDFTVKDLEVWTVQ